A single window of Nicotiana tomentosiformis chromosome 1, ASM39032v3, whole genome shotgun sequence DNA harbors:
- the LOC138908428 gene encoding uncharacterized mitochondrial protein AtMg00810-like — protein MKDEIEALQKNHTWEITSLLAGKTPIGCKWIYKVKLSEALLKMGFKQNTKDKLAQAFKMKDLGELKFFLGIEFARTTQGTLMHQRKYTLELIFELGLSASKPAYSPMDINVKLTTKEYDDHLAKTRTDTTVDPPTDQHAYQRLIGKLMYLTMSRPDISYGVQILSQYLHQPKKSHMEAAMRIVKYVKKEPGRGILLSSNKSEGITAYCDADWATCAHSRKSVTRSFAEAEYRNMTTTVAKLVWILGLMEEIKAEVKLPVVIYSDGKSLQFSTLPLKLGLSEYVPSTYSNGHSDHQSEELMLAQSYSLQP, from the exons ATGAAAGATGAGATTGAAGCATTACAGAAAAACCATACATGGGAGATCACTTCACTACTAGCTGGAAAAACACCTATAGGTTGTAAATGGATCTATAAAGTAAAACTATCAGAAGCTCTGCTGAAAATGGGGTTCAAACAGA ACACAAAGGACAAGCTTGCACAAGCCTTTAAAATGAAGGATCTAGGAGAATTAAAGTTCTTCCTAGGAATTGAGTTTGCAAGGACAACTCAAGGTACACTAATGCATCAAAGAAAATATACTTTGGAGCTTATTTTTGAGTTGGGATTAAGTGCTTCCAAACCAGCCTATTCACCTATGGATATCAATGTCAAATTGACTACAAAAGAATATGATGATCACTTGGCAAAAACAAGAACTGACACAACTGTTGATCCTCCTACTGATCAACATGCATACCAGAGATTAATTGGAAAGCTAATGTATTTAACTATGTCTAGACCTGACATCTCATATGGTGTTCAAATACTAAGCCAGTACTTACATCAACCAAAGAAATCACACATGGAGGCTGCTATGAGGATTGTCAAATATGTGAAGAAGGAACCAGGAAGAGGCATTCTACTATCAAGCAATAAGTCAGAAGGAATAACTGCATACTGTGATGCAGACTGGGCAACATGTGCACACTCAAGGAAATCAGTAACAAG AAGTTTTGCTGAAGCAGAATACAGAAACATGACAACAACTGTTGCAAAATTAGTTTGGATATTGGGACTCATGGAAGAAATAAAGGCTGAAGTTAAGCTACCTGTTGTGATTTACAGTGACGGCAAATCT CTTCAGTTTTCAACACTTCCCCTCAAGTTAGGACTTAGTGAATATGTTCCATCAACATACTCCAATGGTCATAGTGACCATCAAAGCGAGGAATTGATGCTTGCACAAAGTTACTCTCTGCAGCCATAG